In Desulfofundulus kuznetsovii DSM 6115, the following are encoded in one genomic region:
- the cmr6 gene encoding type III-B CRISPR module RAMP protein Cmr6: protein MSTRRACLASARKTPTTNAGLWLDKFIRNQAREDKDSRHDLVREVSDIPVPEEYSRWFERWQRVLQDFGAACRVAEVLGRMAVGLGEESVLETSVALHHTYGVPYIPGSALKGLAASFARQYLGDDWQADTRAYKAVFGDTDTAGYVIFFDALPLPGSRLLYPDVITVHHEGYYQKGDMPPADWDSPNPVPFLSATGKYLVALAGPGAWVKAAFEILQYALLNLGVGAKTSSGYGRLRLESVPPITGVEDRKVDQLINQIRALRTSEVAGRIQAFYEQWRKLEVGPEHKRRIAEAIVAKVKEVGREKQSRDKDWYKELLESLC from the coding sequence ATGAGCACGAGGCGGGCTTGCCTTGCCAGCGCGCGAAAAACGCCGACGACGAACGCCGGGCTTTGGCTGGACAAATTCATCCGCAATCAGGCTAGAGAGGATAAGGATAGCCGCCATGATCTGGTGCGAGAGGTATCTGATATACCGGTGCCGGAGGAGTACTCACGCTGGTTTGAGCGTTGGCAGCGGGTATTACAAGATTTTGGAGCCGCATGCAGGGTGGCCGAGGTTTTAGGGCGCATGGCCGTGGGCTTGGGCGAAGAGAGCGTCCTGGAAACATCGGTTGCCTTGCACCATACCTATGGCGTGCCCTACATCCCCGGTAGTGCCCTCAAAGGACTGGCCGCCAGCTTTGCCCGTCAGTATTTAGGGGATGATTGGCAGGCGGACACCCGGGCATATAAGGCAGTTTTTGGTGATACCGACACCGCAGGCTACGTCATTTTTTTCGATGCGCTGCCCCTGCCGGGTTCCAGGCTTTTATACCCCGATGTGATTACTGTCCATCATGAAGGGTACTACCAAAAAGGGGACATGCCTCCGGCGGATTGGGACAGTCCGAACCCGGTCCCGTTCCTGTCGGCCACGGGCAAATATCTGGTGGCGTTAGCAGGGCCAGGTGCCTGGGTAAAGGCGGCGTTCGAGATTTTACAGTACGCCCTCCTTAATCTGGGCGTAGGAGCGAAAACCTCCAGCGGCTACGGACGATTGAGGTTGGAGTCAGTTCCTCCCATTACCGGCGTAGAGGACAGAAAGGTTGATCAGTTAATTAACCAGATCCGGGCGTTGAGGACTTCGGAAGTTGCAGGACGCATTCAGGCCTTTTACGAGCAGTGGCGGAAGCTGGAGGTTGGCCCGGAGCATAAACGCCGTATAGCAGAGGCCATAGTAGCCAAAGTGAAAGAGGTCGGTCGTGAGAAGCAGTCACGGGACAAAGACTGGTACAAAGAGTTGCTGGAGAGCCTTTGCTGA
- the cas7b gene encoding type I-B CRISPR-associated protein Cas7/Csh2, translating into MGGVIKQNGEILFLYDAKMCNPNGDPDDENRPRMDTDRERCLVSDVRLKRYIRDYLQEMGHTIYVTKAEGLVEATERLKQLLGRDDPTGADLPVLLKKLIDVRLFGATMPIKGDRRGGGEAVNLTGPVQFTWGYSLNRVQLVDSVTISSQFATREGARQGTFGKDYRLYYALIGFHGVVSARRAAAVLARAGGDEDAATSEADLALLDEAMLKAIPLLATRSKIGQYPRLYARFVFTDNETFIGDLREDLSLAPESGLRAVKDFTLEIGGLAGRLERMRGRIERVYIWQDADLRTAVDGEEVSMAAWMGDLLGPGRIETIEGI; encoded by the coding sequence ATGGGCGGAGTGATTAAGCAAAACGGAGAAATCCTGTTCCTGTATGATGCCAAAATGTGTAATCCCAACGGCGACCCGGATGATGAAAATCGACCGCGCATGGACACCGACCGGGAGCGCTGCCTGGTTTCGGATGTGCGGCTGAAGCGGTATATTAGGGACTACCTGCAGGAGATGGGCCACACCATCTATGTTACCAAAGCTGAAGGTCTGGTGGAAGCAACCGAACGCTTGAAACAGTTGCTGGGCCGGGATGACCCGACCGGTGCCGATCTGCCCGTTTTACTGAAAAAATTAATTGATGTCCGGCTTTTTGGAGCGACCATGCCCATTAAGGGAGACCGGCGGGGCGGGGGTGAAGCGGTGAACCTGACCGGCCCGGTGCAGTTTACCTGGGGTTATTCCTTGAACAGGGTGCAGCTGGTGGATTCGGTGACCATTTCCTCCCAGTTTGCCACCCGTGAAGGGGCGCGGCAGGGTACCTTCGGGAAGGACTACCGGCTGTATTACGCGCTGATAGGCTTCCACGGCGTCGTCAGTGCCAGGCGTGCCGCGGCAGTGCTGGCCAGGGCCGGAGGGGATGAGGATGCGGCTACCAGTGAAGCCGATCTGGCCCTCCTGGACGAAGCAATGCTCAAAGCCATTCCACTGCTGGCCACCCGCTCCAAAATCGGCCAGTATCCCCGGCTGTACGCCCGTTTTGTCTTTACCGATAACGAAACCTTTATAGGGGACCTGCGTGAGGATTTGAGCCTGGCACCGGAGAGCGGCCTGCGTGCTGTGAAGGATTTCACCCTGGAAATAGGAGGTCTTGCCGGTCGCCTGGAGCGGATGCGGGGGCGCATCGAACGGGTATATATCTGGCAGGATGCGGACCTGCGTACCGCTGTGGATGGGGAGGAGGTTTCCATGGCCGCATGGATGGGCGATCTTCTGGGTCCCGGCAGGATAGAGACTATTGAGGGGATCTGA
- a CDS encoding type III-B CRISPR module-associated protein Cmr3 has product MTVWIIEPRDPLIVRDGRPFGPVPGARAVSLAFPFPSTTTGAVRTRDGLDAVSRFQPSEIPRVKQIYVRGPLLVELDAGTGDVTRWLVPAPADALLLDLEPADTTRAILKRLVPLQLPPGAGTNLPEAMALVGMARRDPRKPCGKAPRYWDWGFFEQWLLDPHDREVPLADLGHNGPVRDARIHVSIRPETQTADEERGALFQTRGLEFTHLPEGRALSGARRLGLAVATDGPNLKPGIAPLGGERRLVFWRQSGKMLPSLPDALKEKIAALHHCRLILLTPAHFTAGWKPAWLLEGREGVVPSLRAVALRGCQTVSGWDFEKGKPKPTRRLAPAGTVYFLKLDGDSAAIKRWVDTIWMHCVSDGGQDRRDGFGLAVLGVWDGTFHRMEV; this is encoded by the coding sequence ATGACCGTCTGGATCATCGAACCCCGCGATCCCCTGATTGTCCGTGATGGCCGCCCCTTCGGGCCGGTGCCCGGTGCGCGGGCGGTATCGCTGGCGTTTCCGTTCCCTTCGACAACTACAGGGGCCGTCCGCACACGTGACGGGCTCGATGCGGTAAGCCGCTTCCAGCCCAGCGAGATTCCCCGGGTGAAGCAGATTTATGTCCGGGGACCGCTACTGGTGGAATTGGATGCTGGCACGGGGGATGTTACCCGCTGGCTGGTTCCGGCACCTGCTGACGCGCTCCTACTTGACCTTGAGCCAGCCGATACCACCAGGGCGATACTCAAGCGGCTCGTCCCATTACAGTTGCCGCCGGGAGCAGGCACAAACCTTCCAGAGGCTATGGCACTGGTAGGGATGGCCAGACGAGATCCGCGTAAGCCGTGCGGCAAAGCACCACGTTATTGGGACTGGGGCTTCTTCGAGCAGTGGCTGTTAGACCCTCACGACCGAGAGGTCCCTCTTGCCGACCTGGGACACAACGGACCGGTTCGGGATGCGCGGATCCATGTAAGCATAAGACCGGAGACGCAAACAGCTGACGAAGAACGGGGCGCCCTTTTTCAAACCCGGGGTCTGGAGTTCACGCACTTGCCGGAGGGACGTGCGCTATCTGGCGCGCGGCGGCTGGGACTGGCGGTGGCCACGGACGGCCCCAACCTGAAACCGGGGATTGCTCCTCTGGGCGGCGAGCGGCGCCTGGTCTTCTGGCGGCAAAGTGGTAAAATGCTTCCATCCCTTCCCGACGCTCTGAAGGAGAAAATCGCTGCCCTCCACCACTGCCGCCTCATCCTGCTGACGCCGGCACACTTCACGGCGGGATGGAAACCAGCGTGGCTCCTTGAAGGCCGGGAGGGCGTGGTGCCTTCCTTACGGGCGGTGGCGCTCAGGGGGTGTCAGACTGTCTCCGGCTGGGATTTCGAGAAGGGCAAGCCTAAGCCCACCCGTCGCCTGGCACCTGCAGGCACGGTGTACTTTCTGAAACTTGATGGTGACAGCGCGGCGATTAAAAGGTGGGTAGACACCATTTGGATGCACTGCGTCAGCGACGGGGGGCAGGACCGCCGCGACGGGTTCGGTCTTGCCGTTCTTGGTGTGTGGGACGGGACATTTCACCGGATGGAGGTGTAA
- the cas10 gene encoding type III-B CRISPR-associated protein Cas10/Cmr2 yields MDEMYLVVFHIGPVQDFIATARRSRDLWFGSWLLSELAKAAALEIVRQNGNDTSCLVFPAPDEDELEQLRSLDFNAPNKVMAQVRCNPAELSEAVKEAIFRRLGEICADAYAKVRGEFNCEVAWQQVEDFLEFFWASYPLNGSYKQARDFAETILNARKTTRNFAPVMWGSTAPKCSLDGSRESVIPASVHRQMNENEFREDYGIRRGEHLCGVCLLKRHGKRGKEEHFFSTSHIAALPLLERLTDRHRPLVDEYIGKLKELGIPSDALGTVRTPHPVFGRHDGQLLFEERLGEFFEMEEKLRQAKRALRSFLKEAFDGKKPLPYYALLLADGDHMGKVIDAQETPEKHQELSRSQSRFAQEARDIVQRHQGSLLYSGGDDVLALVPLHTVLACARRLTETFRQRLADFKVKDGEEEISPTLSVGIAVAHHLAPLSDVLELTRAAEKAAKSIKGKNALAVALSKRSGVERTVKGTWGTLDRRLEWFTGLYQTEAIPDGAAYELRDLVSQLETSNDELKDTLQKAAREETRRILRRKKARRGTEPIADNVLRALETFLHEGEFSFEKLKQLADELIIAREFAAAMDLANMPASTPTPGEVAEK; encoded by the coding sequence ATGGATGAGATGTACCTTGTCGTTTTTCACATTGGACCCGTCCAGGATTTCATCGCTACCGCGCGGCGCAGTCGCGACCTATGGTTTGGCTCATGGCTGTTAAGCGAGCTGGCAAAAGCGGCTGCGCTGGAAATCGTTCGACAGAACGGGAACGATACTTCCTGCCTTGTGTTTCCAGCCCCCGATGAGGACGAGTTGGAGCAGTTAAGGTCTCTCGATTTCAACGCTCCTAACAAAGTCATGGCCCAGGTAAGGTGCAATCCGGCGGAATTGAGTGAGGCCGTCAAGGAAGCCATATTTAGGCGCCTGGGCGAGATTTGTGCCGATGCCTATGCGAAGGTCAGGGGTGAGTTTAATTGCGAGGTCGCCTGGCAGCAGGTGGAGGACTTTCTTGAATTCTTCTGGGCTTCCTACCCCTTGAACGGTAGCTATAAACAGGCGCGTGACTTTGCTGAAACCATCCTCAATGCCCGGAAGACAACCCGAAATTTTGCGCCTGTTATGTGGGGAAGCACTGCTCCCAAATGCTCTCTCGACGGGTCCCGGGAGTCGGTCATTCCCGCGAGTGTACACCGCCAGATGAACGAAAACGAGTTCCGCGAAGATTACGGGATACGGCGTGGCGAGCACCTGTGCGGGGTGTGTTTGCTGAAGCGGCACGGCAAGCGGGGAAAGGAAGAGCATTTCTTTAGCACCTCCCACATCGCCGCCCTCCCTTTGCTGGAAAGGCTCACCGACCGGCACCGGCCTCTTGTGGACGAATATATCGGAAAATTGAAGGAACTTGGCATCCCATCGGACGCTCTGGGTACGGTGCGGACACCCCATCCTGTATTTGGTCGCCACGACGGCCAGTTGCTATTTGAGGAGCGCCTGGGTGAATTCTTTGAGATGGAGGAGAAGCTAAGACAGGCCAAAAGAGCGCTGCGCAGCTTTCTGAAAGAAGCCTTTGACGGCAAAAAGCCGCTGCCTTATTACGCGCTTCTCCTCGCCGACGGTGATCACATGGGTAAAGTTATTGATGCCCAGGAAACTCCTGAAAAGCACCAAGAACTTTCCCGTTCTCAGAGCCGCTTTGCCCAAGAGGCCCGAGATATAGTACAGCGCCACCAGGGTTCGCTTTTATATTCCGGTGGTGATGATGTACTGGCTCTTGTGCCCCTGCACACGGTGCTGGCGTGCGCCCGCCGCCTGACCGAGACATTCCGCCAGCGGCTCGCTGACTTTAAGGTGAAGGACGGGGAGGAAGAAATTTCCCCCACGCTTTCTGTCGGCATTGCTGTCGCTCACCATCTTGCTCCCCTCTCTGATGTTCTTGAACTGACGCGTGCGGCGGAAAAAGCCGCGAAATCCATAAAGGGCAAGAACGCGCTGGCGGTTGCGCTCAGCAAGCGAAGTGGGGTAGAGCGGACGGTTAAAGGCACCTGGGGCACGTTGGACCGGCGACTCGAATGGTTTACTGGCCTGTACCAGACCGAAGCCATCCCCGACGGAGCCGCCTACGAACTGCGTGATCTGGTCAGCCAGCTTGAGACATCAAACGACGAGCTAAAGGACACCCTTCAAAAAGCAGCGCGCGAGGAGACCAGGCGTATTTTGCGCCGCAAGAAGGCCCGGCGTGGTACTGAGCCGATAGCGGACAACGTATTAAGGGCGTTAGAGACTTTCCTCCACGAGGGCGAGTTTTCCTTTGAAAAACTTAAGCAGCTGGCTGACGAACTAATCATTGCCCGAGAGTTCGCCGCTGCCATGGATCTGGCTAACATGCCTGCATCTACACCAACACCCGGGGAGGTGGCAGAAAAATGA
- the cas6 gene encoding CRISPR-associated endoribonuclease Cas6 yields MQLTIFFSAPGPVAIPVQYGHLLQGLIYRQMDNPVLRSYLHEHGFALEKRRFKLFTFSRLMGRAARFDRSGGSIVLDPPLRLVICSPIPFILQELGTGFLRQGRVRLGDVFLEVKEMATAAPRVKGRTIRVRMLSPVVVYSTFPGDGRKYTYYYSPFEPRFVELAANNLAKKHLLVHGRRASTDGFAIRPVRVGDRDLKVTYYKDIVIKGWMGEYELSGDPELLQLALDAGLGSKNSQGYGCCSVIM; encoded by the coding sequence ATGCAGCTCACCATCTTTTTCTCCGCCCCCGGGCCGGTGGCCATACCCGTCCAGTACGGGCACCTGCTCCAGGGGCTGATCTACCGCCAGATGGATAATCCGGTGCTCAGGAGCTACCTGCACGAACACGGCTTTGCTTTGGAAAAGCGGCGGTTCAAGCTTTTCACCTTTTCCCGTTTAATGGGCAGGGCGGCGCGCTTCGACCGGTCCGGCGGGTCCATAGTGCTTGATCCCCCCCTGCGCCTGGTCATTTGTTCGCCCATTCCCTTCATCCTGCAGGAACTGGGTACCGGTTTCCTGCGCCAGGGCAGGGTGCGCCTGGGGGATGTTTTTCTGGAAGTGAAGGAGATGGCCACCGCAGCCCCCCGTGTTAAAGGGCGGACCATCCGCGTGCGGATGCTCTCCCCCGTGGTGGTTTACAGCACTTTTCCCGGCGACGGGCGGAAATATACCTATTATTACTCGCCCTTCGAACCGCGCTTCGTCGAGCTGGCGGCAAATAACCTGGCCAAAAAACACCTTCTGGTCCACGGCCGCCGGGCTTCAACGGATGGATTTGCCATCCGGCCGGTGCGGGTGGGGGACCGGGACCTGAAGGTTACTTACTACAAGGATATTGTCATCAAAGGTTGGATGGGGGAGTACGAACTTTCCGGCGACCCGGAGCTTTTGCAGCTGGCCCTGGACGCAGGTCTGGGGTCGAAAAATTCCCAGGGCTATGGGTGTTGCTCGGTAATCATGTAG
- the cmr4 gene encoding type III-B CRISPR module RAMP protein Cmr4, translated as MTVEARLLFVHALSPLHAGTGQGVGVIDLPVAREKATGLPYLPGSSLKGVLRDACRDNEMRKKVFGPDTDSAHEHAGSVQISDQRLLLLPVRSLKGTFAWVTSPYILRRFLRDAENVGVSGIPSGVPVPTLETSCLVSNDGSAIMLNNQVILEDLDLTAETNSDAREWAEWIGRQVFPDDTSGQEMLNARFCVVHDDVMSFLLDTATEVFARVRLREDAKTVETGGLWYEEALPAETVLAGLILATPVKAEPDEVFKTLNGLMEKPLQIGGKATVGRGLCRLRMIGGN; from the coding sequence ATGACGGTGGAGGCACGCTTGCTCTTCGTGCACGCGCTTTCTCCCCTGCACGCGGGGACGGGGCAGGGCGTGGGGGTGATCGATCTCCCGGTGGCCCGCGAAAAGGCTACGGGTCTGCCTTACCTTCCTGGCTCTTCCCTTAAAGGGGTACTGCGCGATGCCTGTAGGGACAATGAAATGCGGAAAAAGGTTTTCGGTCCCGACACCGATAGCGCCCACGAGCATGCCGGCTCGGTCCAGATCTCGGACCAGCGGCTGCTCTTGTTGCCCGTGCGTAGCCTTAAGGGAACGTTTGCGTGGGTTACCTCACCTTACATTTTGCGCCGCTTTCTTCGGGATGCAGAAAACGTAGGGGTTTCTGGTATACCTTCGGGTGTCCCTGTACCCACCCTGGAAACTTCCTGCCTTGTATCCAATGACGGCTCTGCGATTATGCTGAACAACCAGGTCATCCTGGAGGATCTGGACCTGACCGCCGAAACCAATAGCGATGCGCGCGAGTGGGCAGAGTGGATTGGCAGACAGGTTTTCCCGGATGACACCAGCGGGCAGGAGATGCTAAACGCGCGTTTTTGCGTTGTGCATGACGACGTGATGAGCTTCCTGCTTGATACTGCGACGGAAGTCTTCGCCCGCGTCAGGCTGCGCGAAGACGCAAAAACGGTGGAAACAGGCGGGCTCTGGTACGAAGAGGCCCTGCCGGCAGAGACGGTTCTTGCGGGGCTGATACTCGCGACCCCGGTTAAGGCGGAACCAGATGAGGTGTTTAAAACCCTTAACGGGTTAATGGAAAAGCCGCTGCAGATAGGCGGCAAGGCGACAGTCGGTCGCGGCCTGTGTCGCCTGCGGATGATAGGGGGGAATTAG
- the cmr1 gene encoding type III-B CRISPR module RAMP protein Cmr1, which produces MTQVRSYELITPLFGGGVEPGETDPVTIIRGPAIRGQLRFWWRACRGGRFNGDLAAMKDAEDKLWGAASTERKSMPSQVQITVEVTNRGWEEQPFERRARPSSGWRDLAYAAFPLQGKDEEAPGKVRVGVTFTLLLTYPKSQQEEIQAEIEAALWAWETFGGIGARTRRGFGALKLVSVDGRPVTPPGVDEVEAKIHEGLQKHVVSGTWPAGVPHLCLNPRMKVTGRYSDPKAAWEYLVKCIRDFRQSRPGASPRQPGRSRWPEPDEIRRLTDCRCDRHAKPLSTVRKFPRAAFGLPIVFHFKDEKIGDPYDTILQGRDYERLASPLILRPLACADGAVGLAVILEGTGVAVLPDGLILRKKEEADISWPVEATIEAHEAQKIPPLDGIPDVLQAFLKEL; this is translated from the coding sequence GTGACCCAAGTTCGCAGTTACGAATTGATTACCCCCTTGTTTGGTGGCGGTGTAGAGCCGGGAGAGACCGATCCGGTAACGATCATCCGGGGCCCGGCAATTCGGGGGCAGCTGCGTTTCTGGTGGCGCGCCTGCCGGGGCGGGCGCTTCAACGGTGATCTGGCGGCGATGAAAGATGCGGAGGATAAGCTCTGGGGGGCAGCCAGCACAGAGAGAAAATCAATGCCGTCTCAGGTGCAGATTACAGTGGAAGTTACCAACCGCGGCTGGGAGGAGCAACCCTTTGAAAGGCGGGCCCGGCCTTCCTCGGGCTGGAGGGATTTAGCTTACGCTGCTTTTCCTTTGCAGGGAAAAGATGAAGAAGCCCCCGGCAAAGTGAGGGTAGGAGTCACCTTCACGCTTCTCCTCACTTACCCCAAATCGCAGCAGGAAGAAATACAGGCAGAAATAGAAGCCGCGCTCTGGGCCTGGGAGACTTTTGGCGGCATTGGTGCCCGCACGCGGCGTGGCTTCGGGGCGTTGAAGCTGGTAAGTGTCGATGGGAGGCCCGTAACTCCACCCGGGGTCGATGAGGTTGAAGCCAAAATTCACGAAGGCCTGCAAAAGCACGTGGTCAGCGGGACCTGGCCCGCCGGCGTGCCGCATCTTTGCTTGAATCCGCGTATGAAAGTTACGGGTAGATATTCGGATCCCAAAGCCGCTTGGGAGTATCTGGTTAAATGCATCCGTGACTTCCGCCAGAGCCGCCCAGGGGCCTCTCCAAGGCAGCCGGGGCGCAGCCGGTGGCCTGAGCCGGATGAAATCAGAAGACTCACAGACTGTCGATGCGACAGGCACGCCAAGCCCCTGTCAACGGTTAGGAAGTTCCCGCGGGCGGCCTTCGGGTTGCCGATTGTATTTCATTTCAAGGATGAGAAGATTGGTGACCCATACGATACTATACTGCAGGGTCGAGATTACGAGCGCCTGGCCAGCCCCCTTATCCTGCGGCCGTTAGCCTGCGCGGATGGTGCTGTTGGCCTGGCAGTGATTCTAGAAGGAACGGGCGTGGCGGTGCTTCCAGATGGCCTGATTCTCAGAAAAAAGGAAGAAGCCGATATAAGCTGGCCGGTGGAGGCAACGATCGAGGCCCATGAGGCTCAAAAAATCCCACCGCTCGATGGGATCCCAGATGTCTTACAGGCTTTTTTAAAGGAACTCTAA
- a CDS encoding TIGR02556 family CRISPR-associated protein, which produces MVLLEAVALVGKTLARDGDPIEDLVLPLPKPPRVDKQYLVRLNFLTAGTKPELSADLVEIDPAVLSRYRWVGNNVGNRPQFFLTTDKLEYLVGQALPNLQAALQGMGRQETGFYQKIALLVETYFSTLPDGSPVLDPEKIGLAGKDFLQNTWDGASGKPRERAKKVIQAVAGELKRHLLAELDLKAPQVGLWSVLLDGEVLAADPSYAEVVVQSKEGAAAEGSKKSVPGVCSVCGLEKSSVTFDLSGLDFLKYYITDKIGFASGVSEEGFTRTFLICPGCLRALLLAEKYARQHLGLRAGPVNFLVLPSFLIEPEISRADLEAWAAKLRARVGALSSLAGWLESLGGRGGLENELEDFLEELPYDNLALLNFLFYQKSQSEFRVLALVKDVAPSRIAHLLRHSYRVATKGEALLGADRAWWLDLTRIYRLIPISEGRRGAEHKKLLYIYEALLGQRPVSYHFLVEQFVALAAIYHTGGFAGTNIHPPAPGYEELEMGHRMLQANLLLMFLREEQLLEGGMSLNGSPELEGLNKAVQDYLREMKYGEPATALFLLGYLMNQIGRKQAEAGYKQKPVLEKINYAGMLWGKVVQLSNIVFNQLRQYDILRYNEGLFAIMKRLLDAHRRDWPLSPQENVFYILSGYAYATRAAIRAKEESENSEIASE; this is translated from the coding sequence TTGGTCCTGTTAGAAGCTGTTGCTCTGGTGGGAAAAACCCTGGCCCGGGACGGCGACCCCATAGAGGATCTGGTCCTGCCCCTCCCCAAACCGCCCAGGGTGGACAAGCAATATCTCGTGAGGCTGAACTTTCTAACGGCCGGGACAAAGCCGGAACTGTCGGCGGATTTGGTGGAAATTGATCCCGCCGTGCTCTCCCGGTACCGGTGGGTGGGGAATAACGTCGGCAATCGGCCGCAGTTCTTCCTGACCACGGATAAGCTTGAATACCTGGTGGGACAGGCCCTGCCCAACCTGCAGGCTGCCCTGCAGGGAATGGGCCGGCAGGAAACCGGCTTTTACCAGAAGATAGCCCTCCTGGTGGAGACTTATTTCAGCACCCTTCCAGACGGCAGTCCCGTACTGGACCCGGAAAAGATCGGCCTGGCCGGGAAGGACTTTCTACAAAACACGTGGGATGGCGCTTCCGGCAAGCCGCGGGAAAGGGCTAAGAAAGTCATCCAGGCGGTGGCCGGCGAACTGAAACGCCATTTACTGGCTGAGCTGGACTTAAAGGCTCCGCAGGTAGGCTTATGGTCGGTCCTCCTGGACGGTGAGGTCCTGGCTGCAGATCCTTCCTATGCTGAAGTGGTGGTACAGAGCAAGGAAGGGGCGGCGGCGGAAGGTAGCAAAAAAAGTGTGCCGGGTGTTTGTTCCGTCTGCGGGCTGGAGAAAAGTTCTGTCACTTTCGACCTTTCAGGGCTGGATTTTTTAAAATACTACATTACGGATAAGATAGGCTTTGCTTCCGGAGTCAGCGAAGAAGGATTTACACGTACCTTTCTGATCTGTCCCGGTTGCCTGCGGGCACTGTTGCTGGCTGAAAAGTATGCCCGCCAGCACCTGGGCCTGCGGGCCGGCCCGGTTAACTTTCTGGTGCTGCCTTCCTTTCTCATCGAGCCGGAGATCAGCCGGGCGGATCTGGAGGCCTGGGCGGCAAAATTGCGGGCGCGGGTAGGTGCCCTGAGCAGCCTGGCCGGGTGGCTGGAAAGTCTTGGCGGGCGGGGCGGCCTGGAAAATGAACTGGAGGACTTCCTGGAAGAACTGCCCTACGATAACCTGGCGCTGTTGAATTTTCTTTTTTACCAGAAAAGCCAGAGCGAATTCCGGGTACTGGCCCTGGTGAAAGACGTGGCCCCCAGCCGGATAGCGCATCTTTTGCGCCACAGTTACCGGGTGGCAACAAAAGGGGAGGCCCTCCTGGGTGCCGACCGGGCCTGGTGGCTGGATCTGACCCGCATCTACCGGCTCATACCCATCAGCGAGGGCAGGCGGGGGGCGGAACATAAAAAGCTGCTTTACATTTATGAAGCCCTGCTTGGCCAGCGGCCGGTAAGCTACCATTTCCTGGTGGAACAGTTTGTGGCCCTGGCCGCCATTTACCATACCGGTGGTTTTGCGGGCACCAATATTCACCCTCCGGCGCCGGGGTACGAGGAACTGGAGATGGGGCACCGCATGCTCCAGGCCAACTTGCTCTTGATGTTCCTGAGGGAAGAGCAACTTTTAGAAGGAGGGATGTCCTTGAACGGGTCGCCGGAACTGGAAGGTCTCAACAAAGCCGTGCAGGATTACCTGCGGGAAATGAAATACGGGGAGCCGGCCACGGCACTGTTCCTGCTCGGTTATCTGATGAACCAGATCGGGCGGAAGCAGGCGGAGGCGGGTTACAAACAAAAGCCTGTTCTGGAAAAGATTAATTACGCCGGGATGCTCTGGGGCAAGGTGGTGCAGTTGTCCAATATTGTTTTCAACCAGCTGAGGCAGTACGATATCCTGCGCTACAATGAAGGACTTTTCGCCATTATGAAGAGATTGCTGGACGCCCACCGGAGGGATTGGCCCCTTTCTCCCCAGGAGAATGTTTTCTATATTCTCTCCGGTTATGCCTATGCCACCCGGGCGGCCATCAGGGCAAAGGAAGAAAGTGAAAACAGTGAAATCGCCAGTGAATGA
- a CDS encoding type III-B CRISPR module-associated protein Cmr5 → MQTRNQEYAAKIFEQVMQVRDELGKDESNRYGSLAHRLPVLVRTAGLAQALAFVEARCGAAGRKLLRDIAAVVNEVNEEELLARSRTAELPEYMLLTRNVLAALAWYKRFAQSVLGVEAGADREGVDE, encoded by the coding sequence GTGCAGACACGCAACCAGGAGTATGCCGCCAAGATTTTTGAGCAGGTGATGCAGGTACGAGATGAGCTGGGAAAAGATGAGAGTAACAGGTATGGCTCCCTGGCTCACAGGCTGCCGGTGCTTGTCCGCACGGCGGGATTGGCGCAGGCGCTGGCGTTCGTCGAGGCCCGATGCGGTGCCGCCGGGAGGAAATTGCTCAGGGATATTGCTGCTGTCGTCAACGAAGTCAACGAAGAAGAACTGCTTGCTCGCAGCCGCACAGCAGAACTTCCTGAATATATGCTTCTCACGCGCAACGTGCTAGCAGCACTGGCCTGGTACAAGCGATTCGCCCAGTCAGTGCTGGGTGTGGAGGCAGGCGCGGACAGGGAGGGGGTGGACGAATGA